AACTGGCTTTGGTTTTAAATTCATAATTGAATTAACCATTCCAACTCTACTTGCCTGTTTTGGATTTAATATATCAACATCACTAGCTTCAATTATTTCAATAGCGTAGCTTATCGCAATTGCTTTAATTTCTTCAAAAAGTAATTCTCTTTGTTTCTTAGATAATTTTTTTGAATCTCTAATTAATGGATTCTGATAATCACTTGGCAAGATAACACTTGCAACTACAATTGGTCCTGCCATTGCTCCTCTGCCAGCTTCATCACTACCACTAATAAATTTTGTTTTATTTTCAAACCTAATTTGACTATCAAATAAGATTCTTGACTCATCTATCATAAATCTGAAATATCCTCAATTGCTTTTTCATTTTTAACTTTTGAAGCTTTTTCCATTTCTTCAGGAACAACTTCTAATATTCTTTCAAATGAAACTTTAGTAAATTCATTCCCAATAATATCTCGCATAAATGTATCAATAACACGATCATAATCAAGTAAGTCATCATTCATGTATCATTTTCTAACTTTTGCTATCATTTCAAAAATAATAAATGTATCAGCAATTTGAATAGGTCTTTGTAATCTTGGAGAAATCTTATAATGGTTTTCAATTAATCCTTCATAGTGGTTGAATAAATATTGCATTAATTTCCCAGCAACTCTTTCTTTTGGGTAAACATCTTCTTTAATAGAATTTATTGCACAAATATTTGTAGCAACTGTTTCATTTTCTAATTTAGCTGGTAAAACTCCAGGTGTGTCTAATAATGAAATAAATTGTGATAAATGAATTAATTGAATTCCTCTTGTTAATCCAGGTTTATTTCCAGCTTTAACACTTTTGTTTTTAATTAATCTATTGATAAAAGTTGATTTTCCAACGTTTGGAATTCCAATAACTAAAACATTAATTAATGAATTAACCATTCCCTTTGCTTTATCTTTTTCTTGTTTTTCTTTTGTTGCTTTATTAATTAAATCAATTAGTGGTTTAACAATATTTTTTTGTTTATCATCTAATACCATTACAGTGTTATTTTTTTTCTCATAGTATTCAACTCATTCCTGAGTTATTTTTGGATCTGCAATATCTGCTTTTGATAAAACATATAAAACTGGTTTATTTTTTAGTATTTTTGAAAAAGTTAAATTACGAGATGAATATGGAGCACGAGCATCCAAAATTTCAATTACTAAATCAACCACAGGAATTTTTTCTTCAATATTTTTTAAAGTCTTATTCATATGACCTGGAAATCAGTTAAATTCTGCACTCATGTTATTTCTCCTTTTAATCTTTTTATATTATAACAAATAAAAAAACCCTCATTTGACATGAGAGTTATATTGTTTAATAATTGACAACTATTTTTTATCAGCTTTTGTTGGTAAGATTTCTTTAATTCTTGCAGCTTTACCTGATAATTTTCTGATGTAGTAAATTCTAGCTCTACGTACACGTCCACGTTTAACGATAGTAACTTTATCAATGATTGGTGAGTGTAGTGGGAATGTTCTTTCTACGAATACACCGTTTGATAATTTTCTAACAACAACAGAATAAGTAATACCTGAACCTTGAGTTTTGATTACTAATCCTTCAAATGTTTGAATACGGAATTTTTCTCCCTCTTTAATTTTAACGTCAACTTTAATAGTATCCCCTGATGTAAAATCTGGTAAGTCGTTACGTAATTGGTTGTTAATAATAGCGTATTTTGATTGTGTTGTTTTTGTTGCTTTTGATGCCATATTATTTATCTCCTTTCGATTTTCTAAGATTTTCTAATAATTGTATTTGTACTTTGTTTAATTTTGATTCATCAATTAAATCTGGTCTTTTATTAAAAGTAGATATTAATTGTTGTTCATCTCTTCACTTTTGAATATTAGCATGGTGTCCACTTAAAAGGACTTCAGGAACTTTGTCTCCCCTATAATCATGGGGTTTGGTGTATACTGGATAATCCAATAAGTTATTTTCAAAACTTTCTTGTTCATGTGATTCTGTATTTATAACTCCTGGTAGGATTCTAGTAATTGAATCTAACATTATTAATGAAGGCAATTCTCCACCAGTTAATACATAATCACCAATTGAAATTTCAATATCAATATATTTCAATATTCTTTCATCAAAACCTTCATAATGTCCACAAACAATAATAATGTGATCATATTCAGCTGCAAATGACTTTGCAATATTTTGATTTCAAGTTTTCCCTTGTGGAGAAGTTAATACAACAATTGAGTTTTCTGTTTTAACAGATTCAATTGCACTGACAACTGGATCACACATTAAAACCATTCCTCTCCCTCCACCAAATTGATACTCATCAACTTGATTATGAGGTAATGTCGTAAAATCTCTTATATCAATAATTTCTAATTCAATCTTTTCACGCTCTAAAGCTTTTTTAATAATTGACTCAGAAATATAAGACTTAATGATATTTGGGAATAATGTTAGAATTGAATATTTCATTATTTTAATCCTTCAATGTTTTTTAAAGTTATAATTCTAGATTCATCATCAATGTTTTCAGTATACACATCAACTAAAGGCACTCAAAATGTTTTTTCTTCATTT
This is a stretch of genomic DNA from Mesoplasma coleopterae. It encodes these proteins:
- the ylqF gene encoding ribosome biogenesis GTPase YlqF — protein: MSAEFNWFPGHMNKTLKNIEEKIPVVDLVIEILDARAPYSSRNLTFSKILKNKPVLYVLSKADIADPKITQEWVEYYEKKNNTVMVLDDKQKNIVKPLIDLINKATKEKQEKDKAKGMVNSLINVLVIGIPNVGKSTFINRLIKNKSVKAGNKPGLTRGIQLIHLSQFISLLDTPGVLPAKLENETVATNICAINSIKEDVYPKERVAGKLMQYLFNHYEGLIENHYKISPRLQRPIQIADTFIIFEMIAKVRKWYMNDDLLDYDRVIDTFMRDIIGNEFTKVSFERILEVVPEEMEKASKVKNEKAIEDISDLW
- the trmD gene encoding tRNA (guanosine(37)-N1)-methyltransferase TrmD, whose protein sequence is MKYSILTLFPNIIKSYISESIIKKALEREKIELEIIDIRDFTTLPHNQVDEYQFGGGRGMVLMCDPVVSAIESVKTENSIVVLTSPQGKTWNQNIAKSFAAEYDHIIIVCGHYEGFDERILKYIDIEISIGDYVLTGGELPSLIMLDSITRILPGVINTESHEQESFENNLLDYPVYTKPHDYRGDKVPEVLLSGHHANIQKWRDEQQLISTFNKRPDLIDESKLNKVQIQLLENLRKSKGDK
- the rplS gene encoding 50S ribosomal protein L19, with amino-acid sequence MASKATKTTQSKYAIINNQLRNDLPDFTSGDTIKVDVKIKEGEKFRIQTFEGLVIKTQGSGITYSVVVRKLSNGVFVERTFPLHSPIIDKVTIVKRGRVRRARIYYIRKLSGKAARIKEILPTKADKK
- a CDS encoding ribonuclease HII; translated protein: MIDESRILFDSQIRFENKTKFISGSDEAGRGAMAGPIVVASVILPSDYQNPLIRDSKKLSKKQRELLFEEIKAIAISYAIEIIEASDVDILNPKQASRVGMVNSIMNLKPKPVVSLIDAEKIVIENYNCLPFIKGDDLSQSIAAASILAKTTRDNIMIEYAKVYPEYNFDLHKGYCVKEHVEKTKKFGVLPIHRKSYKPIKDILENNF